Genomic DNA from Triticum dicoccoides isolate Atlit2015 ecotype Zavitan chromosome 4B, WEW_v2.0, whole genome shotgun sequence:
CTTTCCAAGTTTTTCATATCCAcagatttgtttttttgtttttttttgaaattatatcCACGTGGTTTTATCCTGTTAGACTGCTTTCCTGGTTTAGAGAATTCGTTCTGTACATTCCACCTATCCAAACAACCCCTACATACGCTTATGATCATGATGTCTTTCCTAATTGGGTCGATGAATTCTCTGGGGTTTTTTTTGCAGGGGGAATTCTCTGATTTTCTTTGTAAGCTCCTTTCGTGAAGGATGTACTGATATTATCAGATCAATAAAGTAGCCATGACGTCATCCCCTCCCAAAGGAAAACTATCGATCGTGTACGCCTCGGTGCACACAACACACGCGTAGACTAGTCCTGAGGTAGACAGACTCAGGCAGACAGTACACACAGGTCACGCGTAGACTAGTCCTGAGGTAGACAGACTCACGCAGACAGTACACACAGGTCATGCAAAAACTCGTACTACGAAGACACCGGAGATTCTGAAACAAAGCAGTAGAGCATTTACGATTCACCAAACTAAGGGACGCACACACTACTTGGATAAAGGCAGTAGTAAAAGGAACTTGTCCCCAAAAAAAAGTAAAAGGAACTTGAAAACGAAGGCTCTACTGGAGCTCCACTAGGAGTTAAAAGTTTATTGTCGCCGCCATGCTCGGAGTGACGGCATGGATGGCACGAGAACGCGATACGTGTGCACGTCGCACCGAAGACGCGCCCGCGGTCGGTCACGTGGGAAGCCCGGCCGCTCACATCTTGCCCTTGCGGTGCGCGCAGGACGAGCCGGCGCACCCTTCCACGCACTTCTCGACGCATTTGTCCACCCGCTCCGCCGCGCGCTCCTTGGCCAGCCGGTCCTTCTCCTCGAAGTAGACGGACGCAGCCTTCTCCGCCGCGCGCTCCTTCACCGCGCGCTCGTCCTCGTCGCCCAGCCGGAGGCCGTGCCCTCCAGCGTCGTGCTGCTGCGTGCCCGAGCCAACCGTCAGCTTCTCCTTGATCGCGCCCGTCATGTTGCCCAGCGCCCCGAACAGACCGGTCCCTTGCTGACCCCTGCGTGCGCATCAACACGTCAAATGTGTACGTAAGTCCTAGTTTGACTTTTGTGCAAGTTAATGAGTTGAGACTTGAGAGTGGCATACCTATCGGCATCGTGGGTGCCGGCCGTCTCCCTTGCCTTGTCGGCGGCGGTCTGCGTGGTCGCCATGGTCCTGTCCCTAGCTTCCTGCGCGGTCCCCTTGGTGGCGTCCGTGTACTCGCCCGCCTTCTGCTGTGTCACGTCCTTGGTCTGCCTCGCCTTCTCGGCGGCGGCGTCCTtcgtctgctgggccttctgcaTGGTGGTGTCCTTGGCCTCCTGCGTCTTCCCAGCCAAGGCGTCCTTGTACTCTCCCAGCTTGTTCTTGGTAGCCTCAGCGGTCTCACTCGTCTTCTGCGCCACGGTGTCCTTGGCCTCCGTCGCCTTCTCGACGGTGTagtccttggcctcgccaagcttGTTCCTGGTGGCCTCCGCCGTCTCGCTCGTCTTGTGCGCGACGCTGTCgttggtctccttggccttctcggCGGTGTAGTCCTTGTACTCGCCGAGCTTGTTCCCGGTGGCGTCCGCCGCCTGGTAGGTCTTGTCTGCGGCGGTGTCCTTGGCGCCGCCGAACGTGCGGCCAACCGCGCTTGCCAGGGACTTGGCGCCCTCCTGCATGCTCcccaggatgccgccgccgccgccgctcgggtgCTCGGCGTAGGCACCGCCGCCCAGTGCGCCGTGCTCGCGATCCGCGCGGGCGCGCGCGATCTCATCCGCCGCGCGTCGCGCGTCCATCTCCGCCTGCATCACCCGCTCGTCCCGCGCGCGCGCGATCTCGTCCGCCGCGCGGCGAGCGTCGGCCTCGGCCCTCGCCTCACGCTGGTCCTGCCTCGACGACATGGTCGCGCGCTGTGGTTGAACTTCTCTGGAACTTGCTCGCTCGTGCTGGTGCTGTAGTGTTGGTTGTAGTGTTGCAGTACACAAGTGAGTGAGCTAGCGTTTGTGCAAGTGTGTATATATTCCCCGGCGAGTAATGCGAGGGTGACACGTAGGTCTGGGAGGTGGACGCGTGCGCCTCGTGTTGGAAGACAGGGCTTGCTGACACATGCGTTTGAAGCGGACACGTGCCTCCGGGTGGAGGCGACGTCGTCGCTGAGCTGCTTCCATGGGCTTCTACTGTTGCCTTGTGGAT
This window encodes:
- the LOC119293714 gene encoding late embryogenesis abundant protein 1-like; protein product: MSSRQDQREARAEADARRAADEIARARDERVMQAEMDARRAADEIARARADREHGALGGGAYAEHPSGGGGGILGSMQEGAKSLASAVGRTFGGAKDTAADKTYQAADATGNKLGEYKDYTAEKAKETNDSVAHKTSETAEATRNKLGEAKDYTVEKATEAKDTVAQKTSETAEATKNKLGEYKDALAGKTQEAKDTTMQKAQQTKDAAAEKARQTKDVTQQKAGEYTDATKGTAQEARDRTMATTQTAADKARETAGTHDADRGQQGTGLFGALGNMTGAIKEKLTVGSGTQQHDAGGHGLRLGDEDERAVKERAAEKAASVYFEEKDRLAKERAAERVDKCVEKCVEGCAGSSCAHRKGKM